In Beggiatoa leptomitoformis, the genomic window ATTAAGAAAATGGTGATTTGGGGCAATCATTCTTCTACACAATACCCAGACATCACCAATACAACCGTTGCGGGTAAAGCGGCTAAATCACTAGTTGACCAAAACTGGATTGCCAATGATTTTATTCCAACCGTACAACAACGTGGTGCTGCAATCATTAAAGCACGGGGTAAATCCAGTGCTGCTTCTGCCGCTAACGCTGCAGTTGATCATATCCATGATTGGGCGTTAGGTAGCAATGGCGAATGGGTTAGCATGGCCGTTCCTAGTGATGGAAGCTATGGAATTCCTGAAGGATTAATTTACTCCTTCCCCATTACCACCGCAAACGGTGAATATAGCATCGTCCAAGGCTTAGAGATTGACGAGTTTAGTCGTGATCGTCTAACCAAAACGCAAAATGAGTTAGAAGAAGAGCGTTCAGCTATCGCAGATTTACTTGGTTAATGTTATACTGCCAACGGTTTTAAGGAAATATCACCTATATTTTCAACTATAGGTGGTGTTTCGTTAAGGCGATTAAGTGTTAAAATGAAGTGTTTTTGATAGTACATTAACTATCAGGCGATATTTCCCTGTAAAACAAAAACAGCATGGGAAATTTGAGTAGTCACTGATCTAAACAGTATAGGATAAGTGTTATGCTGAACCAGCACGCAGAAAGAGGCACGCTGGGTGTTTCGCCAAACCACTGATGATTGAGGAGATTCAGGGAAGACAAGGAATTAGGCTGGAAGCCTTAACTATAAAAATACAAGCTGTATATTATGTTGAGAAAACAAGTTGTACACACCTACGTTGTATTAGATAGGTTAGTTTAGAAATAAAAAAGGGCGTGACTGGGAGTCACGCCAAACCACCAAAGGAGGATGGAGGAGTCGGTTACTACATTGCCGTTTCCTCTTTTTTTTGTTTTTATGGAACGACAACTATAAAATTCTTAAAAAGGGGCGTGACTGGGAGTCACGCCAAACCACCAAAGGAGGATGGAGGAGTCGGTTACTGCATTGCCGTTTCCTCTTTTTTTTTGTTTTTGTGGAACGACAACTATAAAATTCTTAAAAAGGGGCGTGACTGGGAGTCACGCCAAACCACCAAAGGAGGATGGAGGAGTCGGTTACTACATTGCCGTTTCCTCTTTTTTTTGTTTTTGTGGAACGACAACTATAAAATTCTTAAAAAGGGGCGTGACTGGGAGTCACGCCAAACCACCAAAGGAGGATGGAGGAGTCGGTTACTGCATTGCCGTTTCCTCTTTTTTTTGTTTTTGTGGAACGACAACTATAAAATTCTTAAAAAGGGGCGTGACTGGGAGTCACGCCAAACCACCAAAGGAGGATGGAGGAGTCTTTTACTTTTACCAACGCAGTGTTCACTTCGTCACACTGGCTTGGTTTAGCAATCTGCTTTACTCAATTCTTTACTTGCTGGTTATACTAGCACAGTGTTTTGTGCAGTGCAACATTTGATTAGAAATATAGTATCCTTTCATCCCGAAGTCAAGTATTCAAAATCACCTTATTCCAACTCAGGACGAGTTGCAAAACAACTGCAACAAACAAACCACAACAAACAAGCTAAATAAGATACTTGCCTGTCAGTTGCGTAGAGTATAACAACTGCCCGTCTAATTGCAATACTCCCTTTAAATTCAATATATTGATATTTTTTAATGCGTGGACATAAAATTTCTCACCCTATGCCTTTACTTTATGTCCGCTCAATACGGGGTACGCGCTGACTAACATTACAAAGCAACTGATAAGGAATTGTTCCTGCAAGTGTTGCTATCTCTTCAATGGGTAGATTTCTCCCCCATAACACCACGACATCCCCTACTTTTGCGTTAGGCTGCGATCGTAAATCCACCGCTAACATATCCATTGACACCCGTCCGATTAACGGAACTCGTCTGCCATTCACTAAAACAGGCGTACCAGAAGGCGCGTGACGCGGATAACCATCAGCATAACCCACGGCTACAACACCAACGGGCATACTTTGTGGGCAACGCCATGTTGCGCCATAACCAATAGAATCCCCTTTACGGTACTGTTTTACACTGATTAATGCAGATTGTAACTGCATAACAGATTGTAATCCCTCATCTTTAGCAACAGTATCAGGAAATGGGGATACACCATATAACATAATGCCCGGTCGCACCCAATCACAATGAGTTGCTTGCCATGCTAAAATGCCCGCCGAATTTGCAAAAGAAGCTTCAGTTGAAATTCGTCGTAATAACTCATTAAAAACAGAAAGTTGCTCAATCGTTGTTTTATTTTGTCGCTCATCCGCACAACTTAAATGGCTCATCAACGGAACTGGTTTCAAGAGGGTATCGCACTGATTGAGACGTTTCCAAATTGCTTCTGTTTCTTCAGGGAGAAATCCTAAGCGGTGCATTCCTGTATCAACTTTCAGCCAGACTTTTACGGGCAATTGTGATGCCAATATATGCTCTATCTGCCACTGAGTATGAACCACGGTTTCCAATTGTTGAGCAGCAATAATTGGCAATTCATCAACAGAAAAAAAACCTTCTAACAACAGGATAGGTGTCGTTATTCCAGCATGACGTAATACCAATGCCTCATCTAACGAACAGACAGCAAAAGCATCGACCAACGTTGCTAGTACATTAGCAACTCTTACCGCCCCATGACCATAACCATCTGCTTTCAGGACAGCGATTACTTTTTGTTGAGGGGCAAGCTCTCGAATTCTCTGCACATTAGCACGCAAAGCGGATGAATAAATAATAGCTTGCGTTGGACGTGTCATACTTAATGTTCTCCGTGATAATAATCCATGGGGGAAAAGTTTTCGAAACGGGTTAAATGTCCTAAGAAAGTTAAACGTACCGTACCAATAGGACCATTTCGCTGTTTTGCGACAATAATTTCTGCCGTGCCTTTATCTTCGCTATCCTGATTATAAACTTCATCACGATAGATAAAAACAATCAAATCAGCATCTTGCTCAATAGAACCTGATTCACGTAAGTCTGACATCACAGGACGTTTATTCGGACGTTGTTCTAAACTACGATTTAATTGTGAAAGGGCAACAACGGGTACTTGTAATTCTTTAGCCAGTGCTTTCAGTCCACGCGAAATTTCAGAAACTTCAGTTGCACGATTTTCGCGGCTATCAGGAACTTGCATTAACTGCAAATAGTCGATAACAATCAGACCTAATTGACCGTGTTCACTGGCTAAGCGTCGCGCACGGGCGCGTAATTCAGTTGGATTTAAAGCGGGGGTATCGTCAATAAATAAAGGGGATTCAGATAATAAACCGATGGCAGAAGTAATATTAGGCCAATCATGGTCTTCTAATTTACCTGTACGGACACTTTGTTGATTAATACGGGCAAGAGAAGAAATTAAACGCATCGCAAGCTGTTCGCAAGGCATTTCCATACTAAAAACCGCAACGGGATGTTTGGCTTGAATGGCTACGTATTCAGCAATATTCATGGCAAAACTGGTTTTGCCCATAGAAGGGCGACCCGCAACAATAATTAAATCAGAACGTTGCAAGCCACTGGTTTGCTCATCAAAATCTTTAAAGCCTGTCGGAACACCTGTGATAGCGTTACCCGATTGATATAACAAGTCTATTTGGTCTAAGGTTTTGGTTAGAATCTCTTTAATTTCCCGAAATCCACCGCCCATCCTTGCCCCTTGTTCGGCAATTTCAAAAACTAATTTTTCTGCATTTTCTAATAATTCTGAAGGGTTGTTACCATTATATTGAAACGCACTGTCCATAATGGTAGAACCCACTTTGACCAATTCCCGCAATATTGCTTTTTCGCGCACAATATCGGCATACGCGGCAATATTTGCAGCACTCGGTGTGCTGTCTGCCAATAATCCTAAATAACCAATTCCGCCAATAACTTCCAACTTACCTTGTTTACTCAACCATTCGGATAAAGTAATCACATCACAAGGCTGTCCCATTTCGGACAACGTTTTAATGGCTTTGAAAATAAGTCTATGTTCAGGACGATAAAAATCACGTTCAGCTAAACGGTCAGCAATGGAATACCACGCGCCATTATTGAATAGCAAGCTACCCAATACAGACTGCTCAGCCTCAAGAGAATGGGGCGGTATTTTATGAGGAGAAACAGTTTCTCTAAGAGAAGAAACTAATTCTTGATCGGGATAAGGAGGTGGTTCCTGCATAAACGAACAAGGCGATCAGAAACCTAAAGGTTGATGAGTGATATTTTCTAAAGAAAACGACTCAGGATTGATGATGATACAACGAGCCATATAAAAAGGGGAGTTTTACATCCCCTTTTTACCCTGTCCATTGAGTTATCTAGGAATTAATTTTCCGAAACAACTTGTACAGTCAATAACACATTGACATCAGGATGTAAATGAACAGCAACTTCATGTTCACCCACGAAACGGATAGGACCTTCTTGCAAGCGGATTTCATGACGATCAACCGCAATGCCTGCGCCTGTTAAAGCTTGCGCAATATCGCCCGCGCTAACAGAACCAAATAACTTGCCTTCTACACCGACTTTACCAGAAATAACAACCGTCATTTCTTGTAATTGTGCAGCACGATCTTGGGCACTGGCTAACTTATCATGTTGTGCTTTTTCAAGCTCCGCACGACGCGCTTCAAAATTTGCAACGTTGTCTTTAGTGGCTAAAACCGCTTTACCATGAGGAATCAGGTAATTACGGGCATAACCCGCTTTGACTTTGACCATCGTGCCTAAGCCGCCCAAATTCGGGACTTTTTCCAGTAAAATGATTTCCATCTTGCTTCACCTTACTCGTGCGTATCGGTATAGGGCAATAATGCCAGATAACGCGCAAGTTTAATTGCTTTCGCTAATTGACGTTGGTAACGGGCTTTTGTGCCTGTAATCCGACTGGGAACAATTTTACCTGTTTCAGTCACATAACCTTTCAACGTGTTGAGGTCTTTGTAATCAATTTCCACAACTTTTTCGGCGGTGAAGCGGCAATATTTCTTACGACGGAAAAACCGTGAAGAACTTGCATTTCTTCTAGGAGACTTGTTCTTCTGATACATCGTCATCGTAATCCTCGTCTATGTCTAAATCATCAGCATCATAATCGTCATCAGCTTTTAAAGGCTGTTCACGCTCATCTTTCGCTTTAAACAGCGGAGATGGCTCAGTTACAGCCGCTTTGCGACTAATAATCAGATCACGAATGACGGCATCGTTAAAACGGAACGCGCTTTTTAATTCGCTTAATACTTCAGTGCCACACTCAATATTCATCAATACGTAATGGGCTTTATGTATCTTATTAATGGGGTATGCTAATTGGCGACGACCCCAGTCTTCCAAACGGTGAATCAGCCCTTCTTTGCTTTCGATCATCGCGCGATAGCGTTCGACCATAGCAGGGACTTGTTCACTTTGGTCTGGATGCACCAGAAACACAACTTCGTAATGCTTCATTCAGACTCCCTACGGATTATGCAGCTTTATCACAGTGACAAAGCAAGGAGAAAAAAAATAATACTTTAATGTACATGTAATCATACTGCGGTATAACAGTTGAGCCGAACATTCTAATCAGAATAGGCGGGAATAGCAATGCTTTTGTCACTGCGATGCAAGCAAATAAAACCCCCTTTACA contains:
- the alr gene encoding alanine racemase — translated: MTRPTQAIIYSSALRANVQRIRELAPQQKVIAVLKADGYGHGAVRVANVLATLVDAFAVCSLDEALVLRHAGITTPILLLEGFFSVDELPIIAAQQLETVVHTQWQIEHILASQLPVKVWLKVDTGMHRLGFLPEETEAIWKRLNQCDTLLKPVPLMSHLSCADERQNKTTIEQLSVFNELLRRISTEASFANSAGILAWQATHCDWVRPGIMLYGVSPFPDTVAKDEGLQSVMQLQSALISVKQYRKGDSIGYGATWRCPQSMPVGVVAVGYADGYPRHAPSGTPVLVNGRRVPLIGRVSMDMLAVDLRSQPNAKVGDVVVLWGRNLPIEEIATLAGTIPYQLLCNVSQRVPRIERT
- the dnaB gene encoding replicative DNA helicase, yielding MQEPPPYPDQELVSSLRETVSPHKIPPHSLEAEQSVLGSLLFNNGAWYSIADRLAERDFYRPEHRLIFKAIKTLSEMGQPCDVITLSEWLSKQGKLEVIGGIGYLGLLADSTPSAANIAAYADIVREKAILRELVKVGSTIMDSAFQYNGNNPSELLENAEKLVFEIAEQGARMGGGFREIKEILTKTLDQIDLLYQSGNAITGVPTGFKDFDEQTSGLQRSDLIIVAGRPSMGKTSFAMNIAEYVAIQAKHPVAVFSMEMPCEQLAMRLISSLARINQQSVRTGKLEDHDWPNITSAIGLLSESPLFIDDTPALNPTELRARARRLASEHGQLGLIVIDYLQLMQVPDSRENRATEVSEISRGLKALAKELQVPVVALSQLNRSLEQRPNKRPVMSDLRESGSIEQDADLIVFIYRDEVYNQDSEDKGTAEIIVAKQRNGPIGTVRLTFLGHLTRFENFSPMDYYHGEH
- the rplI gene encoding 50S ribosomal protein L9, translated to MEIILLEKVPNLGGLGTMVKVKAGYARNYLIPHGKAVLATKDNVANFEARRAELEKAQHDKLASAQDRAAQLQEMTVVISGKVGVEGKLFGSVSAGDIAQALTGAGIAVDRHEIRLQEGPIRFVGEHEVAVHLHPDVNVLLTVQVVSEN
- the rpsR gene encoding 30S ribosomal protein S18, encoding MYQKNKSPRRNASSSRFFRRKKYCRFTAEKVVEIDYKDLNTLKGYVTETGKIVPSRITGTKARYQRQLAKAIKLARYLALLPYTDTHE
- the rpsF gene encoding 30S ribosomal protein S6 → MKHYEVVFLVHPDQSEQVPAMVERYRAMIESKEGLIHRLEDWGRRQLAYPINKIHKAHYVLMNIECGTEVLSELKSAFRFNDAVIRDLIISRKAAVTEPSPLFKAKDEREQPLKADDDYDADDLDIDEDYDDDVSEEQVS